The Cololabis saira isolate AMF1-May2022 chromosome 20, fColSai1.1, whole genome shotgun sequence genome includes a window with the following:
- the ift46 gene encoding intraflagellar transport protein 46 homolog — protein sequence MERPDRGRGRRLLKNQPFDESVEVADGEEVASVCSPTPGGQQQSESSRSRRNRSLMSSNSDEFDEDPKPQRPKELGGVQPGGSPEDEEDEEEEEEEEEEEEEEEEDSDEDDSDDDGEPTAAPEGAYDPADYANLPVTTEIKDLFQYITRYSPQPIELDHHLKPFIPDFIPAVGDIDAFLKVPRPDGKVDNLGLLVLDEPSVKQSDPTVLSLWLSEESKQHGATELTKVTSVASPGSNPRAVASWVESIGALHRSKPAASVQYGRAMPDIDSLMQEWPAELEEQLGRLQLPPARLHCSLETYVDVVCSLLDIPVYGSRVQALHLLFSLYLEFRDSAHFTSRP from the exons ATGGAGCGGCCGGACCGGGGCAGAGGCCGCCGGCTGCTGAAGAACCAGCCGTTCGACGAGAGCGTGGAGGTGGCGGACGGGGAGGAGGTGGCCAGCGTGTGCAGCCCCACTCCCGGCGGCCAGCAGCAG TCTGAATCCAGCAGGAGCCGGAGGAATCGCAGCCTCATGTCCAGCAACAGCGACGAGTTTGACGAGGACCCCAAACCTCAGAGGCCCAAAGAGCTGGGCGGCGTGCAACCAGGAGGCAGTCCtgaggacgaggaggacgaggaggaggaagaggaggaggaggaggaggaagaagaggaggaggaggactctGATGAGGATGATTCAGACGATGACGGCGAGCCGACAGCGGCTCCAGAGGGAGCGTACGATCCTGCAGACTACGCCAACCTGCCCGTCACCACGGAGATCAAAGACCTGTTCCAGTACATCACACG ATATTCTCCTCAGCCCATTGAGCTGGATCACCACTTGAAGCCGTTCATCCCAGACTTCATCCCGGCTGTGGGAGACATCGACGCGTTCCTCAAG GTACCAAGACCGGATGGGAAAGTAGATAATCTGGGCCTGCTGGTTCTGGATGAGCCCAGTGTGAAGCAGTCGGACCCCACGGTGCTGTCGCTGTGGCTGTCGGAGGAGAGCAAGCAGCACGGAGCCAcagag CTGACCAAGGTGACCAGCGTGGCCAGCCCCGGGTCCAACCCCCGCGCCGTGGCCAGCTGGGTGGAGAGCATCGGCGCGCTGCACCGCTCCAAGCCCGCGGCCAGCGTGCAGTACGGCCGGGCCATGCCCGACATCGACAGCCTGATGCAGGAGTGGCCGgcggagctggaggagcagCTGGGCCGCCTGCAGCTGCCGCCGGCGCGGCTGCACTGCAGCCTGGAGACGTACGTGGACGTGGTGTGCAGCCTGCTGGACATCCCCGTGTACGGAAGCAGAGTGCAGGCGCTGCACCTGCTCTTCAGCCTCTACCTGGAGTTCAGGGACTCGGCGCACTTCACCAGCCGGCCGTAG